One region of Coregonus clupeaformis isolate EN_2021a chromosome 31, ASM2061545v1, whole genome shotgun sequence genomic DNA includes:
- the LOC121548026 gene encoding phenazine biosynthesis-like domain-containing protein 2 isoform X1 produces MEIPVFTVDAFTNIPFKGNPAAVCLLLHELQDDMYQNIAAEMNLSETAFIIPLNSKDDFSSGARFSLRWFTPTTEVPLCGHATLASAAVLFNKKKNVNSTVVFETLSGELYVRQQGESIVMDFPLNKPTPLQGLNEFKDIVKAAVGDQPVQEVCLCGTTKMLMVRLADSCDRSVLTSLQPDPAVLLRVDTGGRVRCLLVTVIGDPGCQPGYDFYSRNFFPWFGVPEDPVTGSAHTVLAGYWSEKLGKKKMLAYQCSSRGGELELELKDDGRLNIAGQAVTVLQGILTV; encoded by the exons ATGGAGATTCCAGTATTCACTGTTGATGCGTTTACCAACATACCTTTCAAAGGAAATCCTGCAGCAGTTTGTCTGCTTTTACAT GAATTGCAGGATGATATGTACCAGAACATTGCTGCTGAGATGAACCTGTCAGAGACTGCCTTCATCATACCGCTGAATTCAAAAGATGACTTCAGCTCAG GCGCACGCTTCAGTTTGCGTTGGTTCACCCCCACCACTGAGGTTCCTCTGTGTGGACATGCCACCCTGGCTTCAGCTGCAGTACtgtttaacaaaaaaa AAAATGTCAACTCAACAGTGGTATTTGAGACATTGAGTGGCGAGCTGTATGTGCGACAACAGGGGGAATCTATAGTGATGGATTTCCCCCTGAACAAACCTACTCCTCTG CAGGGTCTCAATGAATTTAAAGACATAGTTAAA GCTGCTGTGGGAGACCAGCCAGTTCAAGAAGTGTGCCTCTGTGGCACCACCAAAATGCTAATGGTGCGCCTTGCTGACAGTTGTGACAG GTCAGTGCTCACGTCCCTGCAGCCAGACCCAGCAGTTCTGCTCCGTGTAGACACTGGCGGGAGGGTTAGGTGTCTGCTTGTCACCGTGATCGGAGACCCTGGCTGTCAGCCTGGCTATGACTTCTACTCCAGAAACTTTTTTCCCTGGTTCGGGGTTCCTGAGGACCCTGTGACTG GCTCTGCGCATACTGTCCTTGCAGGCTACTGGTCAGAGAAACTTGGCAAGAAAAAGATGCTGG CCTATCAGTGCTCTAGCCGTGGTGGGGAGCTGGAGCTTGAGCTAAAGGATGATGGCAGGCTGAATATCGCTGGCCAGGCAGTAACAGTCCTGCAGGGGATTCTCACTGTGTAG
- the LOC121548026 gene encoding phenazine biosynthesis-like domain-containing protein isoform X4, with translation MEIPVFTVDAFTNIPFKGNPAAVCLLLHELQDDMYQNIAAEMNLSETAFIIPLNSKDDFSSENVNSTVVFETLSGELYVRQQGESIVMDFPLNKPTPLQGLNEFKDIVKAAVGDQPVQEVCLCGTTKMLMVRLADSCDRSVLTSLQPDPAVLLRVDTGGRVRCLLVTVIGDPGCQPGYDFYSRNFFPWFGVPEDPVTGSAHTVLAGYWSEKLGKKKMLAYQCSSRGGELELELKDDGRLNIAGQAVTVLQGILTV, from the exons ATGGAGATTCCAGTATTCACTGTTGATGCGTTTACCAACATACCTTTCAAAGGAAATCCTGCAGCAGTTTGTCTGCTTTTACAT GAATTGCAGGATGATATGTACCAGAACATTGCTGCTGAGATGAACCTGTCAGAGACTGCCTTCATCATACCGCTGAATTCAAAAGATGACTTCAGCTCAG AAAATGTCAACTCAACAGTGGTATTTGAGACATTGAGTGGCGAGCTGTATGTGCGACAACAGGGGGAATCTATAGTGATGGATTTCCCCCTGAACAAACCTACTCCTCTG CAGGGTCTCAATGAATTTAAAGACATAGTTAAA GCTGCTGTGGGAGACCAGCCAGTTCAAGAAGTGTGCCTCTGTGGCACCACCAAAATGCTAATGGTGCGCCTTGCTGACAGTTGTGACAG GTCAGTGCTCACGTCCCTGCAGCCAGACCCAGCAGTTCTGCTCCGTGTAGACACTGGCGGGAGGGTTAGGTGTCTGCTTGTCACCGTGATCGGAGACCCTGGCTGTCAGCCTGGCTATGACTTCTACTCCAGAAACTTTTTTCCCTGGTTCGGGGTTCCTGAGGACCCTGTGACTG GCTCTGCGCATACTGTCCTTGCAGGCTACTGGTCAGAGAAACTTGGCAAGAAAAAGATGCTGG CCTATCAGTGCTCTAGCCGTGGTGGGGAGCTGGAGCTTGAGCTAAAGGATGATGGCAGGCTGAATATCGCTGGCCAGGCAGTAACAGTCCTGCAGGGGATTCTCACTGTGTAG
- the LOC121548026 gene encoding phenazine biosynthesis-like domain-containing protein isoform X3 — translation MEIPVFTVDAFTNIPFKGNPAAVCLLLHELQDDMYQNIAAEMNLSETAFIIPLNSKGARFSLRWFTPTTEVPLCGHATLASAAVLFNKKKNVNSTVVFETLSGELYVRQQGESIVMDFPLNKPTPLQGLNEFKDIVKAAVGDQPVQEVCLCGTTKMLMVRLADSCDRSVLTSLQPDPAVLLRVDTGGRVRCLLVTVIGDPGCQPGYDFYSRNFFPWFGVPEDPVTGSAHTVLAGYWSEKLGKKKMLAYQCSSRGGELELELKDDGRLNIAGQAVTVLQGILTV, via the exons ATGGAGATTCCAGTATTCACTGTTGATGCGTTTACCAACATACCTTTCAAAGGAAATCCTGCAGCAGTTTGTCTGCTTTTACAT GAATTGCAGGATGATATGTACCAGAACATTGCTGCTGAGATGAACCTGTCAGAGACTGCCTTCATCATACCGCTGAATTCAAAAG GCGCACGCTTCAGTTTGCGTTGGTTCACCCCCACCACTGAGGTTCCTCTGTGTGGACATGCCACCCTGGCTTCAGCTGCAGTACtgtttaacaaaaaaa AAAATGTCAACTCAACAGTGGTATTTGAGACATTGAGTGGCGAGCTGTATGTGCGACAACAGGGGGAATCTATAGTGATGGATTTCCCCCTGAACAAACCTACTCCTCTG CAGGGTCTCAATGAATTTAAAGACATAGTTAAA GCTGCTGTGGGAGACCAGCCAGTTCAAGAAGTGTGCCTCTGTGGCACCACCAAAATGCTAATGGTGCGCCTTGCTGACAGTTGTGACAG GTCAGTGCTCACGTCCCTGCAGCCAGACCCAGCAGTTCTGCTCCGTGTAGACACTGGCGGGAGGGTTAGGTGTCTGCTTGTCACCGTGATCGGAGACCCTGGCTGTCAGCCTGGCTATGACTTCTACTCCAGAAACTTTTTTCCCTGGTTCGGGGTTCCTGAGGACCCTGTGACTG GCTCTGCGCATACTGTCCTTGCAGGCTACTGGTCAGAGAAACTTGGCAAGAAAAAGATGCTGG CCTATCAGTGCTCTAGCCGTGGTGGGGAGCTGGAGCTTGAGCTAAAGGATGATGGCAGGCTGAATATCGCTGGCCAGGCAGTAACAGTCCTGCAGGGGATTCTCACTGTGTAG
- the LOC121548026 gene encoding phenazine biosynthesis-like domain-containing protein 2 isoform X2, producing the protein MEIPVFTVDAFTNIPFKGNPAAVCLLLHELQDDMYQNIAAEMNLSETAFIIPLNSKDDFSSGARFSLRWFTPTTEVPLCGHATLASAAVLFNKKKNVNSTVVFETLSGELYVRQQGESIVMDFPLNKPTPLGLNEFKDIVKAAVGDQPVQEVCLCGTTKMLMVRLADSCDRSVLTSLQPDPAVLLRVDTGGRVRCLLVTVIGDPGCQPGYDFYSRNFFPWFGVPEDPVTGSAHTVLAGYWSEKLGKKKMLAYQCSSRGGELELELKDDGRLNIAGQAVTVLQGILTV; encoded by the exons ATGGAGATTCCAGTATTCACTGTTGATGCGTTTACCAACATACCTTTCAAAGGAAATCCTGCAGCAGTTTGTCTGCTTTTACAT GAATTGCAGGATGATATGTACCAGAACATTGCTGCTGAGATGAACCTGTCAGAGACTGCCTTCATCATACCGCTGAATTCAAAAGATGACTTCAGCTCAG GCGCACGCTTCAGTTTGCGTTGGTTCACCCCCACCACTGAGGTTCCTCTGTGTGGACATGCCACCCTGGCTTCAGCTGCAGTACtgtttaacaaaaaaa AAAATGTCAACTCAACAGTGGTATTTGAGACATTGAGTGGCGAGCTGTATGTGCGACAACAGGGGGAATCTATAGTGATGGATTTCCCCCTGAACAAACCTACTCCTCTG GGTCTCAATGAATTTAAAGACATAGTTAAA GCTGCTGTGGGAGACCAGCCAGTTCAAGAAGTGTGCCTCTGTGGCACCACCAAAATGCTAATGGTGCGCCTTGCTGACAGTTGTGACAG GTCAGTGCTCACGTCCCTGCAGCCAGACCCAGCAGTTCTGCTCCGTGTAGACACTGGCGGGAGGGTTAGGTGTCTGCTTGTCACCGTGATCGGAGACCCTGGCTGTCAGCCTGGCTATGACTTCTACTCCAGAAACTTTTTTCCCTGGTTCGGGGTTCCTGAGGACCCTGTGACTG GCTCTGCGCATACTGTCCTTGCAGGCTACTGGTCAGAGAAACTTGGCAAGAAAAAGATGCTGG CCTATCAGTGCTCTAGCCGTGGTGGGGAGCTGGAGCTTGAGCTAAAGGATGATGGCAGGCTGAATATCGCTGGCCAGGCAGTAACAGTCCTGCAGGGGATTCTCACTGTGTAG
- the LOC121547701 gene encoding serine protease HTRA2, mitochondrial: protein MSTHVNRPLFWVIRRYTREHLRQCNVLNKRTLGRVSGASVGYKQHSTGDNTCYVNNVPTIWTTGGGGRGSGSDRTTLLKSVAVGLGLGSAAVLHFRGDEENVCERRALLCGSILERVLSTAHCASPFKPDSPRFKYNFIADVVEKSTPAVVYIEIVGRHPFSGREVPISNGSGFIISSDGLIVTNAHVVANKRGVRVKLTNGETYNATVQDVDQVADIATIKINAQHPLPTLSLGLSSDVRQGEFVVAMGSPFALRNTITSGIVSSVQRGSKELGLSKPNMDYIQTDAAIDFGNSGGPLINLDGEVIGINTMKVTAGISFAIPSDHVKHFLNQASDKKKSRLGELDTKRRYIGVMMLTLTPSIIAELKLRDSSFPDVTHGIMIHRVIMGSPANRAGMKPGDIVLEINGTKVNTSEEIYNAVRTSDSITMVIRRGQDLLRLHMTPEFTE from the exons ATGTCAACACATGTCAATCGTCCGCTATTCTGGGTAATCAGGAGGTACACCCGGGAACATCTCCGACAATGTAACGTTTTGAACAAGCGAACACTAGGACGAGTTTCCGGTGCTTCTGTCGGTTACAAACAGCACTCAACGGGAGATAACACCTGTTATGTCAACAATGTACCCACCATTTGGACCACAGGAGGAGGTGGCAGGGGCAGTGGCTCAGATCGGACTACTCTCCTCAAGTCAGTCGCTGTTGGGTTGGGACTCGGTAGTGCGGCAGTTCTGCATTTCAGAGGGGATGAGGAGAACGTTTGTGAGAGGAGAGCTTTACTTTGTGGTTCGATCCTAGAACGTGTCTTGTCAACAGCTCACTGTGCCTCCCCTTTCAAACCCGACAGTCCACGATTCAAGTACAACTTCATTGCGGATGTGGTCGAAAAATCTACGCCCGCTGTCGTGTATATTGAAATCGTCGGCCG GCACCCGTTCTCCGGTCGGGAAGTCCCCATCTCGAATGGTTCTGGGTTCATCATCAGCAGTGATGGGCTCATAGTCACCAATGCCCATGTAGTGGCCAATAAGAGAGGAGTCCGGGTCAAGCTAACCAATGGGGAGACGTATAACGCCACTGTTCAAGACGTTGATCAGGTGGCGGACATAGCCACTATAAAAATAAATGCCCAG caccctctccctaccctctctctggGGCTGTCGTCGGATGTGCGTCAGGGGGAGTTTGTGGTTGCCATGGGCAGCCCGTTCGCCCTGAGGAACACCATCACGTCAGGTATTGTCTCCTCAGTCCAGCGGGGCAGCAAGGAGCTGGGTCTGTCCAAACCCAACATGGACTATATCCAGACAGACGCTGCCATCGAT TTTGGGAATTCTGGAGGGCCTCTGATTAATCTGGATGGTGAGGTGATCGGCATCAACACCATGAAGGTGACGGCAGGGATCTCCTTCGCGATCCCCTCGGATCACGTCAAACACTTCCTGAACCAAGCCTCCGACAAGAAGA AGTCTCGGTTGGGGGAGTTGGACACCAAGCGGAGATACATCGGCGTCATGATGCTGACCCTGACTCCAAG TATCATTGCCGAGTTGAAGCTGAGGGATTCCTCCTTCCCTGACGTCACTCACGGGATCATGATCCACCGGGTCATCATGGGCTCTCCAGCCAATAG GGCAGGTATGAAGCCAGGTGACATAGTGCTGGAGATCAACGGCACCAAGGTGAACACGTCGGAGGAGATCTACAACGCCGTGAGGACCAGCGACAGCATCACCATGGTGATCAGGAGGGGTCAGGACCTACTCAGGCTACACATGACCCCAGAGTTCACAGAGTGA